The genomic segment agggcaaaaatgtccattttctagagctatccacacatttatttgtttaatgaaacgaaagagtggaaagaaagaaactcagactttggtgtcaaagggacttcaaatgaatgaatatgatgaattgaatgaatgaatttaaaaagactatggGTTTGGTTTTCTGACACTTTTTGGACCTATCATTTTAGAATCTTAGTAAAGTCCCCAGAAGTTCACGTGGAGATAACATAGATAGGGGATATGTATAGTGATcaggtaaaaagatgaaagaatacaactgtgagatgagctatgttaaattatcattaagcaggaaaacaagacaatattTCCCTCAGGCCTCTATCCTTGATTCAGCCCCCAGTGAAGAAACTCTGGCATTTAAAAGATGGGGAGGTCCTTACCAGACAGtcccatttttaacaagtatgcACATTCTTACATCTCAGTTTCAAATATCCCCACAATTCACAGTAGTTGTCCAAGGCCCCACCcacgctccacctcccaccccgcctctgtttcttatttacctcATATGCATCTTTGATGTTCAAGGGCTCACCAAGAGCAGCCACATGTCCCACGATGCCTTTGTTCCACTCTAAGCGGATACAGTTATTTGAAGCTTCTTCCAGTGTTGAACCTTCAGCAACATCAAAGAGGCGGCTGATAAGAAACTTGTCGTTGGAGCTGTCCTCACAGACAAGGAACAGGGAATAGCGGTCAGCGGAGATGAGTCCATGGATGTGCAAGAAAATTTTGTGACATAAGGCTGTGACATCCAAGTGACTAGAAATATCTTTCACTAATTCCAAGAGTCTTGAGCACTGGTCCCCTTCATCATTATCAAACCTTGGGGGGGTTAGAggcatctgttccttcttttctgagtcaGAGAGGAAGCTCACAGTTCCCTCAGAATCCTTGACGACAATGGGTCTAAGAGGCCGATCAAATTCGGAGGTGGAGATTTTCCTGGTTGGTGTTCCAGGGACGCTGCTCTCTGCATGGGGACTCTGCTGCGAGGGGCAAGAGCAAGCTTCCGTGTGGCCTCTGACGCCTTCCTTGCACACAGGGATGGTGTGAACTCTCTCAGCAAACCATGCATTgaccatttctctgcagaaaagaacatgtagacacagtaaatgtttgaggAATACCCCTTCTTAAATATTGCTACCCCCGAAAGCTTCTAAAAATCCGCTCGTGGTAAACTGATGTGGTAATGATTGatttgtcatagaaaataaaaacaagatggtttatttaagacggttttattttgaaaaactctagaggacaattgcttcagtgaacattttaataaagcctGACTCCTATAACGTGTATTTTCAGATATCTGATTTATAACACATTGTCAAGTCTGCTCCTCTCAAATCAGTTTGTGTTAAAgtaaaagacactaaatttgacaagagtcttaggaaaatataaatatggaaatgtatctgctatttaaaacatacaactttttctgaagttaaatatttaaaaatttttaaaaatttatataaaattggctagctaatatgcttaattttagatagttgttttaatctatatcgctacatatagattagatttagaaagggaaatggaaaatataaatcatttgatctggtatgtggtagaaagattatagatttccattaaaatcatcctaataagatttgttcaattaatggtaaagatgatctctTCTTCTAGAGTATCTACTCcttgtataaaggagaaaacaaaaaaggtaggtaataacatatagaaaattcagtccaagaaaacttaagttatttatgttattaatgtgCCATCCCATGAAAAAAACCCATTTGGGCTAAAGCCTTCACAGcgggtgatttttttaaacaaatatgccaGATCATACACATCCAAATGATTGTTGTTCAGGTCAAATAATTCCTCTTGGGAAGCTGCATTCTCATGCCAACTGATGGTGCCATTACTTTAGACATTTTTGGAACTCTTCTTTTGAaactaacttctaaaaattttcaagagccacataagaatattagttttttaaattaatttttttgggagtacagttgatttacaatgttgtgtgagtttctgctgtacagcaaagtgaatcagttatacatatatccactctttttttgattctttccccatgtaagccattacagagtattgagtagaaagaatatttgttttatcttaaagttagatcttgtttttcactaagccttcctctcaaaacaagcaagtaaaaccacaaaaacctagagtaaaagctaacttaatgtatatcttatgcattagacttgactttttctgaaattcaaattcactttcaagagacagaaacttgctaccactgaggatacttaaaagaactggcctataaaagcaatgcaatctccacttgacaatgacttactgattatcttcaccaaggagccaggataaaaaagtttgacagtgtatcattttggagagtgcagggaaacaggcactctctaatccttctgaatgcaatagaaattgataacacCTCTTCAGAGGGCAAGTAGGCAATAgctaacaagttttaaaatgcatttatccttTGTTCCACAGATTTTACGCACGTGGGAAAAGAAGTACCagggtatttatttactgtggtactttttgttatagcgaagataagaagcaacctaataccacaaacagaagcctggcaaaaacacatcatggtggacttcctaggtggcgcagtggttaagaatccgcctgacaatgcagaggtcacgggttcaatcccagctccaggaagatcccacatgccacggagcaactaagcctgtgtgccaaaaaaaaaaaaaaaaaacacatcatggcacatttataaagggaacactaggcagacatttaaaaatggtcataggTACTGATGTGAATAGTTATCacaatttattaagtgaaaaaagaagatccagaagggagaaagaagagttagccttttttctgagtctctactaagtctttcacttatagaatgttcccttaattattttattttgaacagcaactattgtttggtaaatactgtactaccctgaaatgacaccagtctagaatgaaatgggtcaaaaaaaagataacacagataTGATCAGGATTACCCCATAATTCCAAGTGTTAGAtacagttataaattttaaagttctctttaaaaagcaatgtagggacttcccccgtggtccagcggttaagactgcatgccctcaagtgcagggggcacaggtttgatccctgattggggaactaagatcctgcatgtgatgCAGCATGggccaaaatagtaataataataataataacaattagttttttaaaaagcaatgtagggcttcctggtggtgcagtggttaagaatctgcccgccattgcacagcgaaagaaaccataaacaggactagaagacaaccctcagaatgggagaaaatatttgccaatgaagcaacggacaaaggattaatcttcaaaatatacaagcagctcatgcagcttaataccaaaaaagcaaataacccaatccacaaatgcgcagaagacctaaatagacatttctccaaagaagacctgcagatggccaacaaacacatgaaaagatgctcaacatcactaatcattagagaaatgcaagtcaaagccacagtgaggtatcacctcacaccaatcagaatggccatcatcaaaacaactaaaaacaataaatgctggagagggtgtggagaaaagggaactctcctgcactgctggtgggaatgtaagttggggtacagccactatggaaaacagtttggaggttccttaaaaaactaaaaatggaactaacatatgacccagcaattccaatactaggcatatacccaaagcaaaccataatcccaaaagaaacatgtaccataatgttcattgcagcactgcttacaacagccaagacgtggaagcaacctaaatgcccatcagcagatgaataaagaagctgtggcacatatatacaatggaatattactcagccataaaaaagaatgaaattgagttatttgtaatgaggtggatagacctagagtcggtcatgcagagcgaagtaagccagaaagagaaaaacaaatactgtatgctaactcatatatatggaatctaaaaaaaaaaaaaaatggtactgatgaacccagtgacagggaaagaataaagatgcagatgtagagtatggacttgagcacacagggttgggggagggggaaggaatggggaagctgggacgaagtgagagagtagctttgacatatatacagaaccaaatgtaaaatatatagctcatgagaagttcctgcataacgtaaggagacaaactcgatgatgggtgatgacttagagggccgggatagggagggttggagggagtcacgggagggtggggatatgtgtataaatacagctgattcattttggtgtaccttaaaaattggcacagcactgtaaagcaattatattccaaaaaagagcttaaattttaaaaaatgacacaaagataactaaaaaattaaaaaaaaaaaaaaaaaaagaatccgcctgttagtgcagggaacacagatgggttcaattcctggtctgggaagatcccacatgccatggagcaactaagcccgtgaaccacaactactgaagcctatgtacctagagcccatgctctgcaacaagagaagccactgtactgaaaagcccaagcaccacaacgaagagtagcctctgctttccgcaactagagaaagcccgcacgtagcaatgaagacctaacgcagccaataaataaataaataaataaataaataaataaataaataaataaatttatttttagaaaagcaatgtagTAAGTATACTGTACAGATCCCCGGTGTATACCTACagcacagaatcttttaaaatataattgcctaatgttttataaattcatgacAAGGCTTAGGACAAAATTTTCAGCAATGAGAACATAcgctgataataaaataatgctgtatctcaaaaacttcgacagaaatgagggggacatactttgggaaatgcttgcattacctccagaatcacagcagtagtgccaaagacactgatgtcagacatgtatgtgaaaaatgcacaggaagcatttgaatataagctgtttcataaaatgtaagacagaaaaaagcaatacatttaacttaacgtctcatgtgatttaaaagtgtgtacatgtaacttaaattctcaaatgtatacaaaaataggcattttaactatttcagctacaaacctgaaacacagcctcaacttatttcttatcctctcattgaaaaatggtgatcgacttttaaattttttaatcaagccACCTACTTGACAACTTCATGTGAACATCTAAACAGACACCTTAAAATCGTGAAATCAGAATTCCTAATGGCCCATCCTTCATCTTGCTTCAACCTCACTCCttgacagttttcttcatattaataagTAGCACCATGATCTCCCTAGCTACTCAACCAAACATCTAGGAGttactctgaatttctgtttctttcaactcaCACGTCCAATCCAGCAGCCAAGTCTTGTCTACATGACTTGCAAAACCCTATATTCTAGtctgttcatttctatctccTGTACTACCTCCCTGATCCAAGCCCACCACCTCCCACCTGGGACTGTGGCCACAGCcccttaactggtctctctgatATTATACTAGCCTcccttcaatccattctccacacagcagccagagtcatctttgaacaaagaaaaccttaacatCTTAACTACCCTACTTGGCTTCTCACTGAATTGAGACTAAAACTCAAACTCTTTCTATCCCCTACCATAGCCCCTCTCGCCCATGCCGGCCCCTTGATACTCCTCATCACATCAAACTCTAACTGCCCCCAGTCTGGACCACTCTACTCACCTGCACCCGGCTGACTGCAGCTCCTCATCCCCTGCGCAGACAGGTCTTCCCTGATCACTCCACCTCAAGTGGCCTCAACACACTATGTTCTCCCCCCACGCTATCTGAATTCTTACTATcgtctatttttcttgtttaccaatctgttggtttattgtctgcctcctccgaggagatgtaaatgtcatacttgtctgtcttgttcacggctgcatgtctgtacttagaaaatgccttgcacatactaagtccttgataactatttgtgtgaatgaataaataaatgaagcctcctaaattaactgcattaaaagggacaatagtcctttgaaaatgtgaatgctggtatatttgttacagaaaatcaacattgtgttttAGCTATTAATGTTCATCTTCCTTTGGATGTGAGTCTCATAACTGACCATGGCTAATTTaccctataggatatcctatagggcctaatatatgtcttaaactaagccagtttccaaaaattctttgttaggtgttttgtgttatatttgtattgtgtcacaagtgttttacttctagatattttcttggagagatgaactcagtattaaatgacacaggaaaaatagatctggta from the Hippopotamus amphibius kiboko isolate mHipAmp2 chromosome 2, mHipAmp2.hap2, whole genome shotgun sequence genome contains:
- the LOC130844492 gene encoding cGMP-specific 3',5'-cyclic phosphodiesterase-like, whose translation is MVNAWFAERVHTIPVCKEGVRGHTEACSCPSQQSPHAESSVPGTPTRKISTSEFDRPLRPIVVKDSEGTVSFLSDSEKKEQMPLTPPRFDNDEGDQCSRLLELVKDISSHLDVTALCHKIFLHIHGLISADRYSLFLVCEDSSNDKFLISRLFDVAEGSTLEEASNNCIRLEWNKGIVGHVAALGEPLNIKDAYEVNKKQRRGGRWSVGGALDNYCELWGYLKLRCKNVHTC